One window of the Niallia circulans genome contains the following:
- a CDS encoding gamma-glutamyl-gamma-aminobutyrate hydrolase family protein encodes MSKPVIGITGAYVFKNKFMEGTYVHHDYQKSVAVNGGLPVILPFVEEDLAREMVDLCDAVILSGGEDVDPSLFGEDPHQNIGDTIILRDKVEIQIIKRAMETNKPILAICRGIQILNVALGGTLIQDIPSQIKDSIKHTQSVNRNLDTHFISIEEKSKLANIIGETKTRVNSLHHQAIDGLAAGLEIVATSSDGVIEAVEHKSYPNFLLGIQWHPESMASTNDKMNQIFREFIKSVKKQRVMG; translated from the coding sequence TTGAGTAAACCGGTAATAGGGATAACAGGTGCATACGTATTTAAAAATAAATTTATGGAAGGCACATATGTGCATCATGATTATCAAAAATCCGTTGCAGTCAATGGAGGATTGCCAGTTATCTTGCCGTTTGTAGAGGAGGACCTGGCAAGAGAAATGGTGGATCTTTGTGATGCTGTGATTTTGAGTGGAGGAGAGGATGTAGATCCGAGTTTATTTGGAGAAGATCCACATCAAAATATAGGGGACACCATTATTTTGCGTGATAAAGTGGAAATACAAATAATTAAAAGGGCGATGGAAACGAATAAACCAATACTTGCAATTTGTAGAGGAATTCAAATTTTAAATGTTGCTTTAGGAGGAACATTAATACAAGATATTCCTTCGCAAATAAAAGATAGTATTAAACATACTCAATCTGTGAATAGAAATTTAGACACCCATTTTATTTCTATTGAAGAAAAAAGTAAGTTAGCAAATATAATTGGCGAAACAAAAACAAGAGTAAATAGCCTTCATCATCAAGCTATTGATGGTTTAGCAGCAGGCTTAGAAATAGTTGCCACTAGTAGCGATGGTGTAATAGAAGCTGTTGAGCATAAGAGCTATCCTAACTTTTTACTAGGGATTCAATGGCATCCAGAATCAATGGCGTCTACTAATGATAAAATGAATCAGATTTTTAGAGAATTCATAAAAAGTGTAAAAAAGCAGAGGGTAATGGGGTAG
- a CDS encoding phosphocarrier protein HPr, whose product MSEKTFTVIDETGIHARPATLLVSTASKFKSDMQISFKGKSVNLKSIMGVMSLGVPKGGEITISATGEDEVEAVDGVEAVLKKEGLVG is encoded by the coding sequence ATGAGCGAAAAAACATTTACAGTAATTGATGAAACTGGTATTCATGCAAGACCAGCAACATTATTAGTTAGCACTGCTAGCAAGTTCAAATCAGATATGCAAATCTCTTTCAAAGGGAAATCTGTGAACTTAAAGTCTATTATGGGCGTAATGTCACTAGGTGTACCTAAAGGTGGAGAAATTACTATTTCTGCAACTGGTGAAGATGAAGTAGAAGCAGTTGATGGTGTAGAAGCTGTCCTTAAAAAAGAAGGATTAGTTGGTTAA
- a CDS encoding ABC transporter ATP-binding protein, producing the protein MVVKIEEVGLKRNGQWILKNINWEIKKGENWILYGLNGAGKTALLNMICAYYHPTVGKMEVLGKEFGKSELGGALRRKIGLVSNRLQQNLYASDSAFEIVLSGAYASIGLYESPTTEIRNRAIEIMEKLGSLDYADRPYSSLSQGERQRVLIGRALMVNPELIILDEPATGLDFLAREQLLDTISSLVSENSSIIYVTHHVEEILPVFSHTFLLKKGEEFISGYTKEVLTSKNMSSFFSLPVEVIWNNERPLLARSSSLIKK; encoded by the coding sequence ATGGTTGTTAAAATAGAAGAGGTTGGCTTAAAAAGAAATGGTCAGTGGATACTGAAAAATATTAATTGGGAGATTAAAAAAGGAGAAAATTGGATTCTGTATGGTCTAAATGGGGCCGGAAAGACAGCTTTGTTAAATATGATTTGTGCGTATTATCATCCGACAGTTGGGAAAATGGAAGTATTAGGAAAAGAGTTTGGGAAGTCAGAGTTAGGAGGAGCGCTAAGGCGAAAGATTGGACTAGTATCCAACCGGCTACAACAAAATTTATATGCGTCAGATAGCGCATTTGAAATTGTACTTAGCGGCGCATATGCTTCGATTGGATTATATGAGTCACCAACAACGGAAATTAGAAACAGGGCAATTGAAATAATGGAGAAGCTAGGTAGCTTGGATTATGCAGATAGACCATATAGTAGTTTATCACAAGGAGAGAGACAAAGAGTATTAATCGGAAGAGCGCTAATGGTAAATCCCGAACTAATTATTTTAGATGAACCTGCTACAGGCTTAGATTTTTTAGCAAGAGAACAATTATTAGATACCATTTCTAGTTTGGTATCTGAAAATAGTAGCATCATTTACGTTACACATCATGTTGAGGAAATATTACCAGTGTTTTCCCATACCTTTCTGTTGAAAAAGGGAGAGGAATTTATCTCAGGATATACAAAGGAAGTATTAACCAGCAAGAACATGAGCAGCTTTTTTTCGTTACCGGTAGAAGTCATTTGGAATAATGAAAGACCACTATTAGCCAGAAGTAGCTCATTAATAAAGAAATAA
- a CDS encoding Cof-type HAD-IIB family hydrolase, with product MAYKIVFIDIDGTLVNEEKQIPSDAKAAIKELKKRNIPIVLATGRAPYFFSHILEELGLSSFISFNGSYVVHEKEEVYKKPIPMEILEMLENTALKNNHPIVFQGSKEGCANHKEHAHIIESFQSLKLKAPSYRKDFWKEADIYQCLLFCEESEEKVYEEAFSNIHFVRWHPLSMDVIPTGGSKAAGIAQILNILNIDPKEAVAFGDGLNDKEMLSYVGMGIAMGNAHKDIKPYAKFVTKHVDDGGLAYGLQKISLL from the coding sequence TTGGCATATAAAATTGTATTTATTGATATTGATGGTACATTAGTAAATGAAGAGAAACAAATTCCTAGTGACGCGAAAGCAGCCATTAAGGAATTAAAGAAGCGGAATATCCCAATTGTTTTAGCAACTGGAAGAGCACCTTATTTCTTTTCTCATATTTTAGAGGAGCTTGGTTTATCGTCTTTTATTTCTTTTAATGGCTCATATGTTGTCCATGAAAAAGAGGAAGTTTATAAAAAACCAATCCCAATGGAGATACTAGAAATGCTAGAAAATACTGCCTTAAAAAATAATCATCCAATCGTTTTTCAAGGGAGCAAGGAAGGCTGCGCTAATCATAAGGAGCATGCACATATTATTGAATCATTTCAATCATTAAAATTAAAGGCACCTTCTTATCGAAAAGATTTTTGGAAGGAAGCTGATATCTATCAATGCTTGCTTTTTTGTGAGGAAAGCGAAGAAAAGGTATATGAAGAAGCGTTTTCCAATATACATTTTGTTCGTTGGCATCCTTTATCCATGGATGTTATTCCAACAGGTGGGTCAAAAGCAGCTGGGATTGCACAAATTTTAAACATACTAAATATCGATCCAAAGGAAGCTGTAGCATTTGGAGATGGATTAAATGATAAAGAAATGCTTTCGTATGTAGGAATGGGAATAGCTATGGGGAATGCCCATAAAGATATTAAGCCATATGCAAAATTTGTTACAAAGCATGTAGATGATGGGGGACTAGCTTACGGATTACAAAAAATAAGCCTCCTTTAA
- a CDS encoding flotillin family protein: MAIEIYIVIGIVAFLLIALISIFMAKYKTAGPDEALIVTGSYLGSKNVHVDESGNKIKIIRGGGTFILPVFQQSEPLSLLSSKLDVSTPEVYTEQGVPVMADGTAIIKIGGSIGEIATAAEQFLGKTKQDRENEAREVLEGHLRSILGSMTVEEIYKNRDKFSQEVQRVASHDLAKMGLVIVSFTIKDVRDKNGYLESLGKPRIAQVKRDADIATAEADKETRIKKAEADKDAKKAELERATEIAEAEKENQMKIADYRREQDVAKARADQAYDLESARSKQEVTEQEMQIKIIERQKQIELEEKEILRREKQYDSEVKKKADADRYAMEQAAEANKRREIAEADANQYRIESQAKAEAEKVRVDGLAKAEAEKAKGETEAEIIRLKGLAEAEAKRKIAEAYAQYGQAAILDMVLDMLPEYAKQVASPLANIDKITVVDTGSDGSNGGANKVTGYATNLMSTMQESLKASAGIDVKELLENLSGKGNIRQSINELNDNLSNKTE, encoded by the coding sequence ATGGCAATTGAGATTTATATTGTAATAGGAATTGTAGCATTTTTATTAATCGCACTTATTAGTATTTTTATGGCGAAATATAAGACTGCAGGACCAGATGAAGCACTAATTGTAACAGGTAGTTATTTAGGTTCTAAAAATGTTCATGTCGATGAATCAGGAAATAAAATTAAAATTATTAGGGGCGGAGGGACATTTATTCTCCCGGTTTTCCAGCAATCAGAACCTCTGAGTTTATTATCTAGTAAATTAGATGTTTCAACACCGGAAGTATATACAGAACAAGGCGTTCCAGTTATGGCAGACGGCACAGCTATTATTAAAATTGGTGGTTCTATTGGTGAAATTGCCACTGCAGCTGAACAGTTTCTAGGAAAAACAAAACAAGATCGTGAAAATGAAGCAAGAGAAGTATTAGAAGGCCATTTACGCTCTATTTTAGGTAGTATGACAGTCGAAGAAATTTATAAAAATCGAGATAAGTTTTCGCAAGAGGTCCAAAGGGTTGCTTCTCATGACTTAGCAAAAATGGGTCTAGTCATTGTATCCTTCACGATTAAAGATGTCAGAGATAAAAACGGATACTTAGAATCGCTTGGTAAACCAAGAATTGCCCAAGTTAAACGCGATGCAGATATCGCAACAGCTGAGGCAGATAAAGAAACAAGAATCAAAAAAGCCGAAGCAGATAAAGATGCTAAAAAGGCAGAATTAGAAAGAGCAACAGAGATTGCCGAAGCAGAAAAAGAAAATCAAATGAAAATTGCTGATTATAGAAGAGAGCAAGATGTTGCAAAAGCACGTGCTGACCAAGCATATGATTTAGAAAGCGCTCGATCTAAGCAAGAAGTTACTGAGCAAGAAATGCAAATTAAGATCATTGAAAGACAGAAACAAATTGAGTTGGAAGAAAAAGAGATTTTAAGAAGAGAAAAGCAGTATGATTCAGAGGTTAAAAAGAAAGCAGATGCAGATCGTTATGCAATGGAGCAGGCTGCCGAAGCGAATAAACGCCGTGAAATTGCCGAAGCGGATGCGAATCAATATCGAATTGAATCACAAGCAAAAGCGGAAGCAGAAAAAGTGCGAGTAGATGGTTTAGCAAAAGCGGAAGCAGAAAAAGCAAAAGGGGAAACAGAAGCAGAAATTATCCGCTTAAAAGGTTTGGCTGAAGCGGAAGCAAAACGCAAAATTGCCGAAGCATATGCACAATATGGTCAAGCGGCAATCTTGGATATGGTACTTGATATGTTACCTGAATACGCAAAACAAGTAGCTAGTCCATTAGCTAATATCGATAAGATTACGGTTGTGGATACTGGAAGTGATGGCAGCAACGGTGGAGCAAATAAAGTGACAGGCTATGCAACAAACTTAATGTCAACAATGCAAGAATCATTAAAGGCATCTGCTGGAATCGATGTAAAAGAATTACTTGAAAATTTATCAGGCAAAGGAAATATTCGTCAGAGTATTAATGAGTTAAATGATAATTTAAGTAATAAAACAGAATAA
- a CDS encoding glycine betaine ABC transporter substrate-binding protein — MKKMTSLLGAITLTLGLAACGSNSADDPNATIGEKVDYEIIGIDPGAGIMKAANKAISDYDLKDWKLVEGSSAAMTATLKKAYDKKEPIIITGWTPHWMFTAYDLKYLEDPKGSFGENENIHSIARNGLKEDMPEAYQVLDNFHWTTDDMGVVMMDIYDGEDPEKAAEKWIKDNADKVSEWTKGVSKVDGDKIKIGYVAWDSEIASTNVIGKVLTDLGYKVTLSQVEAGPMWTGVADGSLDAHIAGWLPITHEDYANKFKGQFEDLGPNLEGTKLGLVVPSYMKDINSIEDLKEKE, encoded by the coding sequence ATGAAAAAAATGACTAGTCTATTAGGAGCAATCACTCTTACCTTAGGGTTAGCTGCCTGTGGTTCTAACAGCGCAGACGATCCGAATGCCACAATTGGTGAAAAAGTTGATTATGAAATTATCGGTATCGATCCTGGTGCAGGTATAATGAAAGCAGCTAATAAGGCGATTAGCGACTATGACTTAAAGGATTGGAAATTGGTAGAAGGTTCAAGCGCAGCAATGACGGCTACTCTAAAAAAAGCGTATGACAAAAAAGAACCAATTATCATAACAGGCTGGACTCCACATTGGATGTTCACTGCATATGATTTAAAATACTTGGAAGATCCAAAGGGCTCTTTTGGTGAAAATGAGAATATTCATTCCATTGCGCGTAACGGATTAAAAGAAGATATGCCTGAAGCATATCAGGTACTAGATAATTTCCACTGGACAACAGATGACATGGGTGTTGTTATGATGGATATCTATGATGGCGAAGATCCTGAAAAAGCCGCTGAAAAATGGATAAAAGATAACGCTGATAAAGTTAGTGAATGGACAAAAGGCGTGAGCAAAGTAGACGGAGACAAAATTAAAATCGGTTATGTAGCATGGGATAGTGAAATTGCAAGTACCAATGTTATCGGCAAAGTTTTAACAGATTTAGGTTATAAGGTAACATTAAGTCAAGTTGAAGCAGGTCCAATGTGGACTGGTGTAGCAGATGGCAGCCTAGATGCACATATTGCAGGTTGGTTACCAATTACGCATGAAGATTATGCAAACAAATTCAAAGGTCAATTCGAAGACCTAGGACCTAACTTAGAAGGAACAAAACTAGGTCTTGTTGTACCAAGCTATATGAAAGATATTAATTCAATTGAAGATTTAAAAGAAAAAGAGTAA
- a CDS encoding ABC transporter permease, which yields MNNLIPKLPVADWIDSFVAWLTTTFEVLFDGITAVLEFVVNILVGFFGFIPPILLIILLTLLAWKLANKKIALFTLIGLLLVDNLGYWEPMIDTLALVLSAVFISIIIGVPLGIWASQNSTVRNIVIPILDFMQTMPAFVYLIPAIFFFSIGVVPGVVASVIFAMPPTIRLTILGIQQVPSDIREATESFGSTTSQKLLKVELPLAMPTILAGINQSIMLALSMVVIAAMVGAPGLGADVYRAVTQIQIGRGFEAGISIVVLAIILDRITQNVGTKKKGAK from the coding sequence ATGAATAATCTAATTCCTAAATTACCAGTTGCAGATTGGATTGATTCCTTTGTCGCCTGGTTGACAACTACCTTCGAAGTATTATTTGATGGAATCACTGCTGTATTAGAATTTGTTGTAAATATTTTAGTAGGCTTCTTTGGGTTTATTCCTCCTATTTTATTAATTATTTTACTTACATTACTTGCATGGAAATTAGCGAATAAGAAGATTGCACTCTTTACTCTTATCGGATTATTACTAGTAGATAATTTAGGCTACTGGGAACCAATGATTGATACACTAGCTCTTGTACTCTCTGCTGTATTTATCTCCATAATAATTGGTGTTCCACTAGGAATATGGGCTTCACAAAATAGCACTGTCCGCAATATTGTTATCCCAATATTAGACTTTATGCAAACAATGCCAGCCTTTGTCTATCTTATTCCTGCTATCTTCTTCTTTAGTATCGGGGTCGTACCTGGAGTGGTAGCATCAGTAATATTTGCTATGCCACCTACTATTCGTTTGACTATTCTTGGTATCCAACAGGTTCCTAGCGATATTAGAGAAGCGACAGAAAGCTTCGGTAGTACAACTAGCCAAAAATTATTAAAGGTTGAATTACCACTTGCTATGCCAACAATACTAGCTGGTATTAACCAAAGTATTATGCTTGCACTATCAATGGTAGTTATTGCTGCAATGGTTGGTGCACCAGGACTTGGTGCTGATGTATATCGTGCTGTAACTCAAATTCAAATTGGACGTGGATTTGAAGCTGGTATATCTATTGTAGTACTTGCGATCATTTTAGATAGAATTACCCAAAATGTGGGAACAAAGAAAAAGGGGGCAAAATAA
- the proV gene encoding glycine betaine/L-proline ABC transporter ATP-binding protein ProV, whose amino-acid sequence MESMAKLKVENVTKIFGKNAKKAIQLLNSGESKKDILKKTGATVGVNKASFEVNPGEIFVIMGLSGSGKSTLVRMFNRLIDPTIGNIYIDGKDIVKMSKEDLRKVRREKISMVFQKFALLPHRTILENAEYGLEIQGIDKASRKERALESLKLVGLSGYESQYPDQLSGGMQQRVGLARALANDPDILLMDEAFSALDPLIRKDMQDELLDLQSNMEKTIIFITHDLDEALRIGDRIALMKDGTIVQVGTPEEILMNPSNDYVERFVEDVDLSKVLTANHIMKRAEAVTIEKGPRVALQMMKKLGISSIYVVNKKRELLGAITADDARAAAENNEGIETILQKDVITVTGDTLLADLFDKVSTAIIPVAVIDEQKRLKGILVRGAVIGALAGNNELINTPPTEESVLVGGNE is encoded by the coding sequence ATGGAAAGTATGGCAAAATTAAAAGTCGAAAATGTCACAAAGATTTTCGGCAAAAACGCAAAAAAAGCAATTCAACTATTAAATAGTGGTGAATCAAAAAAAGATATCCTCAAAAAAACAGGAGCAACAGTCGGTGTAAACAAGGCTAGTTTTGAAGTAAATCCTGGTGAGATATTTGTTATTATGGGACTATCCGGTAGTGGTAAATCAACATTAGTACGTATGTTTAATCGTCTGATTGATCCTACAATCGGGAACATTTATATTGATGGGAAAGACATCGTAAAAATGTCAAAAGAAGATTTACGTAAAGTACGCAGAGAAAAAATAAGTATGGTCTTCCAAAAATTCGCTCTACTCCCTCATCGAACAATATTGGAAAATGCAGAATATGGTTTAGAAATTCAAGGGATTGATAAAGCATCAAGAAAAGAACGTGCACTTGAATCACTTAAATTAGTTGGATTATCAGGGTATGAATCCCAATATCCAGACCAATTGAGTGGTGGAATGCAGCAAAGAGTCGGTCTTGCTCGCGCTTTAGCTAATGACCCTGATATTCTTCTAATGGATGAAGCATTTAGTGCCCTTGATCCCCTCATTCGAAAAGATATGCAAGACGAATTATTAGACTTGCAATCAAATATGGAAAAAACAATCATTTTTATTACACATGATTTAGACGAAGCACTTCGTATTGGCGACCGTATAGCGCTAATGAAAGATGGAACCATTGTTCAAGTCGGAACACCAGAAGAAATATTAATGAATCCTTCCAATGATTATGTGGAACGATTTGTCGAAGATGTAGATTTATCGAAAGTATTAACTGCCAATCATATAATGAAACGCGCAGAAGCAGTCACGATTGAAAAAGGTCCTCGTGTCGCGTTACAAATGATGAAGAAACTTGGAATTTCCAGCATCTATGTCGTGAACAAGAAAAGAGAATTACTCGGAGCAATTACAGCTGACGATGCCCGTGCAGCTGCCGAAAACAATGAAGGCATTGAAACCATTTTACAAAAAGATGTAATTACGGTTACAGGTGACACATTATTAGCTGATCTCTTTGATAAGGTATCAACTGCAATCATTCCAGTTGCAGTAATAGATGAGCAGAAGAGATTAAAAGGGATTCTCGTTAGAGGTGCAGTTATTGGAGCCCTTGCTGGTAACAACGAGCTTATTAATACTCCACCAACAGAAGAATCAGTATTAGTTGGGGGGAATGAATAA
- a CDS encoding GbsR/MarR family transcriptional regulator, which produces MTDREQLNIARERVIDSVAQNMDLYGVTESIGRLYGMLLFQKNPMTLDEMKEELGMSKTSMSTSVRTLLELKMVDKVWRKGVRKDLYRAEEDWYQTFIDYFTIKWRLAITENIYAIEKSMNEIKVLMNKEGISEDVIKDATNDLEKMKYALDYYDWLERFVDSLESHEIFNFIPKNKE; this is translated from the coding sequence ATGACGGATAGGGAGCAGTTAAATATTGCTCGAGAGAGAGTGATTGATTCCGTAGCCCAAAACATGGATTTATATGGAGTGACTGAATCGATTGGTAGATTATATGGGATGCTATTATTCCAGAAAAATCCGATGACGCTTGACGAAATGAAAGAAGAGCTAGGAATGAGTAAAACTAGTATGAGTACTTCGGTTAGAACCTTGCTTGAATTGAAAATGGTGGACAAAGTATGGCGAAAAGGTGTTCGAAAAGATTTATATAGAGCAGAAGAAGATTGGTATCAAACATTTATCGATTATTTCACGATTAAATGGCGGTTAGCAATTACTGAAAATATATATGCAATTGAGAAATCAATGAATGAAATAAAAGTATTAATGAATAAAGAAGGAATATCTGAAGATGTTATAAAAGATGCAACCAATGATTTAGAGAAAATGAAATATGCGCTTGATTATTATGATTGGCTTGAACGTTTTGTAGATAGTTTAGAATCACATGAAATTTTTAATTTCATTCCCAAAAATAAAGAATAA
- a CDS encoding YjcZ family sporulation protein, whose translation MGEVGVGYGGGFALLVVLFILLVIIGASWGYGGF comes from the coding sequence ATGGGTGAAGTTGGAGTAGGTTACGGCGGAGGTTTCGCTCTTTTAGTAGTATTGTTTATTTTATTGGTGATTATTGGTGCTTCTTGGGGTTACGGCGGATTTTAA
- a CDS encoding YjcZ family sporulation protein yields MYGYGCGYPGYGSGYGGAGYGGGFALIVVLFILLIIVGAACFKW; encoded by the coding sequence ATGTACGGATATGGTTGTGGATATCCTGGCTATGGTTCTGGCTATGGTGGTGCAGGTTACGGCGGAGGTTTCGCTTTAATCGTTGTTTTATTCATTCTTTTAATCATTGTGGGTGCAGCTTGCTTTAAATGGTAA
- a CDS encoding NAD-dependent deacylase: protein MDSLVSFIKSANYFVIFTGAGMSTESGLPDFRSANKGLWTAEKKQYLSSTSALNNHVQEFIEFYRNRVQGIHEFKPHNGYYILSDWERKGYLKQIITQNVDGFHEEAGNEKVAELHGTLKKVHCETCGKNYPSDEYLHDNYLCSCGGILRPSIVLFGEMLPEQPFFTAEEAAINSDVFLVLGSSLSVSPANQFPLLAKQTGAKLIIINKEPTQMDGIADIVIHESIGKVLEEINLKL from the coding sequence ATGGATTCCTTAGTTTCATTTATAAAGTCTGCTAATTATTTTGTTATATTTACTGGTGCTGGGATGTCAACAGAGAGCGGATTGCCTGATTTTAGATCTGCTAATAAAGGATTATGGACTGCTGAAAAGAAACAATATCTTTCCAGTACGAGTGCCTTAAATAATCATGTGCAAGAATTTATTGAGTTTTATCGAAATCGAGTTCAAGGCATTCATGAATTTAAGCCGCATAATGGCTATTACATACTAAGTGATTGGGAAAGAAAAGGCTATTTAAAACAAATCATCACACAAAATGTGGATGGGTTTCACGAAGAAGCTGGAAATGAGAAAGTTGCTGAATTGCATGGAACATTAAAAAAGGTTCATTGTGAAACGTGTGGAAAGAATTATCCTAGTGATGAATATTTACATGACAATTATTTATGCAGTTGTGGAGGGATACTAAGACCTTCCATTGTCCTTTTTGGAGAAATGCTCCCAGAACAGCCATTTTTTACAGCGGAAGAGGCAGCCATAAATTCAGACGTCTTTTTAGTTTTAGGGTCCTCTTTATCCGTTTCACCAGCAAATCAATTTCCATTACTTGCAAAGCAAACAGGTGCTAAACTAATCATTATCAATAAAGAGCCAACCCAAATGGATGGTATTGCTGACATTGTCATTCATGAATCAATTGGAAAGGTATTAGAAGAAATTAATCTTAAGCTATAA
- a CDS encoding peptide chain release factor 3, producing MSKNFKQDVLSRRTFAIISHPDAGKTTLTEKLLLFGGAIRDAGTVKGKKTGKYATSDWMEIEKQRGISVTSSVMQFDYKNARVNILDTPGHQDFSEDTYRTLTAVDSAVMIIDSAKGIEEQTLKLFKVCKMRGIPIFTFINKLDRQGKPPLELLAELEEVMGIESYPMNWPIGMGKEFLGIYDRFYNRIEQFRVEDKERYVDLNEDGEIEGDHPIKQDSLYDQTLEEIMLLNEAGNEFSEEKINNGDLTPVFFGSALSNFGVQTFLETYLQFAPSPQARKSTIGEIDPLSEEFSGFIFKIQANMNPAHRDRIAFLRICSGKFERGMMVNLPRTGKQVKLAQSTQFMADDRSTVNEAVSGDIIGLYDPGFYQIGDTLTVSKNAYQYEKLPQFTPELFVKVTAKNVMKQKHFHKGIQQLVQEGAIQLYKTVKTEDYLLGAVGQLQFEVFEHRMRNEYNVEVIMEHVGSKIARWLVDEEVNENLSSGRSLLVEDRYGKKAFLFENEFALRWFQDKNPEVKLYNPMDEQE from the coding sequence ATGTCAAAGAATTTTAAACAGGATGTACTATCTCGTCGCACCTTTGCGATTATTTCCCATCCAGATGCTGGAAAAACAACGTTAACGGAAAAGTTATTATTATTTGGCGGAGCAATTAGAGATGCTGGAACAGTAAAAGGGAAGAAAACAGGAAAATATGCGACAAGTGACTGGATGGAAATAGAAAAGCAAAGAGGAATTTCTGTTACATCAAGTGTGATGCAATTTGACTACAAAAATGCACGAGTAAATATTTTGGATACACCTGGACACCAAGATTTTAGTGAAGATACTTATCGTACTCTTACAGCTGTGGATAGTGCTGTTATGATAATTGATTCGGCAAAAGGAATAGAGGAACAAACGTTAAAGTTATTTAAAGTGTGTAAGATGAGAGGTATTCCTATTTTTACATTTATTAATAAATTAGATCGCCAAGGGAAGCCGCCTCTTGAATTACTTGCGGAATTAGAAGAAGTAATGGGGATTGAGTCTTATCCAATGAATTGGCCGATCGGAATGGGGAAAGAATTTTTAGGTATATATGATCGTTTTTACAATCGAATTGAGCAGTTCCGTGTAGAAGATAAAGAACGATATGTTGATCTAAATGAAGATGGAGAGATTGAAGGGGATCATCCAATTAAACAGGATTCTTTATATGATCAAACATTAGAAGAAATCATGCTTTTAAATGAAGCGGGGAATGAGTTTTCGGAAGAGAAAATTAATAATGGTGATTTAACACCTGTATTTTTTGGTAGTGCATTAAGCAACTTTGGGGTACAAACATTTTTAGAAACATATTTGCAATTTGCACCGTCTCCACAAGCTAGAAAATCTACCATAGGAGAGATCGATCCTTTATCAGAAGAGTTTTCAGGGTTCATTTTTAAAATTCAAGCGAATATGAATCCGGCTCACCGTGATCGTATCGCGTTTTTACGTATTTGTTCTGGGAAATTTGAAAGAGGAATGATGGTTAATTTACCAAGAACAGGGAAGCAAGTAAAGTTAGCGCAATCTACACAATTTATGGCTGATGATCGAAGTACCGTTAATGAGGCGGTTAGTGGAGATATTATTGGGTTGTATGATCCAGGTTTTTATCAAATTGGCGATACGTTAACGGTTAGCAAGAATGCTTACCAATATGAAAAACTACCTCAATTTACACCAGAACTTTTTGTAAAGGTAACGGCAAAGAATGTAATGAAACAAAAACATTTCCATAAAGGCATTCAGCAGCTCGTACAAGAAGGTGCAATTCAGTTATATAAGACTGTCAAAACAGAAGATTATTTGCTGGGAGCAGTTGGTCAGCTACAATTTGAAGTATTTGAGCATCGAATGAGAAATGAGTACAATGTAGAAGTAATTATGGAGCATGTAGGTTCGAAAATTGCCCGTTGGTTAGTGGATGAAGAGGTAAATGAAAATCTTTCTAGTGGAAGAAGTCTGCTAGTAGAGGATCGTTACGGCAAAAAAGCATTTTTATTTGAAAATGAATTTGCATTAAGATGGTTCCAAGATAAAAATCCAGAAGTAAAATTATATAATCCGATGGATGAACAAGAATAA